GACGTCCTTGGAGTTGGTGTGGAAGATGTGCGGCCCGTAGGGGTGGATCAGGATGCCCGCGTCGTCGTAACGGTCGTAGGCGTTGCCGCCGATGTGGGGGCGGCGGTCCACGATCAGGACGCGCTTGCCGTCGTTGGCGAGGCGCTCGGCGAGCACGCTGCCCGCGAACCCCGCGCCGACGATCAGGTAGTCGAAACCAGCAGAAACAGGGGAATCGGTCATCGGGTCCATCATAGAGTGGGGCACCGGGGCGCCGGGAGACACAGGCTCAGTCATCGGCCACTCCCGCCAGGGCCACGACGTTGCGCTCGGCGGCCGCGCGCTCGATCAGGGCGCTCATCTCGGCCCAGGTGCGGTCCCAGGAGAGGGTGGAGAGGTACCTGTCGGCCCGCTCGCGGCGCTCCTGCCCGGCGGGGGTCTCGCGCTCGGCCAGGGCGGCGGCGCAGGCAGCCTCAAAGGCGTCCACCCCGTCCGCGATGCGCACCAGGTCCTTCTCGCCGTAGGGCCGGATCACGTCGCGGATGCCGGTCGAGACCACCGGCACCCCCGCCGCGAGGTACTCGGGCGTCTTGGTGGGGCTGATGAACTCGGTCGCCTCGTTGAGGGCAAAGGGCAGCAGCGCCACGTCCCAGTGGGCGAGGTAGGTGGGCAGCTCGGCGTAGCCTTTCATGCCCAGGTAGTGCAGGTTCTCGCCGCGCGGCAACTCGGCGGGGTCGATCTTGACCACCGGGCCGAGCAGCACGAACTGCCACTCGGGGCGGCGGCGGGCCAGTTCCCCGATCAGCCGGGTGTCGAAGCGCTCGTCGATCACCCCGTAAAAGCCCAGTCGGGGCCGGGGCAACCCCGCCTGGTCGGGCGCGTCGGGCAGGCCCGCGCGGGCCTGCGCAAAGTGCGCCGTGTCCACGCTGGAGGGAAAGGGATGGGCGCCCGCGTGCCGCTCGCGCTTGGCCTCGTACAGGCGGTGGCCGCCGGTAAAGACCAGGTCGGCCTGCCGGAAGAGCAGGTCCTCGCGGCGGCGCAGCTCGGGGGGCGCGCCCTTGAACTTGGCAAGTTCGTCCATGCAGTCGTAGACCGTGACGCGCGGGCACAGCCCCGCCGTGATGGGCAACTCCATCGGGGTGTAGACCCACAGGTCGTATTCGGCCAGACCCTCGGACGCCACCAGGCCCTCCAGCAGCCGGGCGGTGCGGGCCTGCGACTCGGTGGCGTCGTGACCCTCCTCAATCTGGGGGGTGACCACGATCACGCCGCTGGCGTCCTCGCGCACGTTCAAGCTGTCAGGGGCAGCGACGAACTGCGGTTCCTCGACGTAGTACACGCGCCGGGTGCGGGCGGCGCGTGTCATCAAGTGCTGCGGGCGCTGAAAGACAAAATCCCAGCGCAGGTGGGACACCACCAGCAGGGCGGCGGGGCTATCCCCCCGGTTCAGGCGCAAACGGGTTTCCGATGTTTTCACAGGTGGTCCCTCCCCAGGGATGAAATAGTCGCCAGCGACCTGCGGGACCGGGCGCGAAAAAGCCTTGCCACCGGCAGGACGGGTCTTGTGGGTTGGACAGGCTTGCCCGCAAGG
This window of the Deinococcus budaensis genome carries:
- a CDS encoding glycosyltransferase, whose protein sequence is MTRAARTRRVYYVEEPQFVAAPDSLNVREDASGVIVVTPQIEEGHDATESQARTARLLEGLVASEGLAEYDLWVYTPMELPITAGLCPRVTVYDCMDELAKFKGAPPELRRREDLLFRQADLVFTGGHRLYEAKRERHAGAHPFPSSVDTAHFAQARAGLPDAPDQAGLPRPRLGFYGVIDERFDTRLIGELARRRPEWQFVLLGPVVKIDPAELPRGENLHYLGMKGYAELPTYLAHWDVALLPFALNEATEFISPTKTPEYLAAGVPVVSTGIRDVIRPYGEKDLVRIADGVDAFEAACAAALAERETPAGQERRERADRYLSTLSWDRTWAEMSALIERAAAERNVVALAGVADD